A section of the Atribacterota bacterium genome encodes:
- a CDS encoding winged helix-turn-helix domain-containing protein yields MEIEINRNSRIPLYLQIKEQLKELIQNGQMKKDSQLPTERYLSLKLKVSRNTVSMAYKELIQEKIISSIPGKGTFVITEPEQGIYSYNNINKSPVIKNVDLAIHKALELNIQFEDFMRLVSHRFKEKRNLFSNVHIAFIECNQEQLLYFSQRLELGTGIHITPILIDEMYNQKDYFLEKMKSVDLVVTTFFHLQEVQDYLKHENKKIIAIALDPQIETMVKIARSTSSDMNIGLVCLTSKFAERVVKSINNAGIKFKKIIFTTTRKADELKELINNS; encoded by the coding sequence ATGGAAATCGAAATCAACAGAAACAGCAGAATACCATTATATCTTCAAATTAAAGAACAGCTCAAAGAGCTTATCCAGAATGGTCAAATGAAAAAAGATTCCCAATTACCTACCGAAAGATACCTTTCCCTTAAACTTAAAGTTAGCCGTAATACTGTTAGCATGGCATATAAAGAGCTTATTCAAGAGAAAATTATTTCTTCCATTCCCGGTAAGGGTACTTTTGTCATTACTGAACCAGAGCAAGGAATTTATTCATATAATAATATAAATAAATCACCGGTAATCAAGAATGTTGATTTGGCTATTCATAAGGCTTTAGAGTTAAATATTCAATTTGAAGATTTTATGCGTTTAGTCAGTCATCGATTCAAAGAAAAGAGAAATCTTTTTAGTAATGTACATATAGCTTTTATTGAATGTAACCAAGAACAATTACTTTACTTCTCCCAAAGATTGGAATTAGGTACAGGTATTCATATTACTCCTATTTTAATAGATGAAATGTATAATCAAAAAGATTATTTCCTGGAAAAAATGAAGTCAGTTGATTTGGTAGTAACAACTTTTTTTCATCTCCAGGAAGTGCAAGATTATTTAAAGCACGAGAACAAGAAAATTATTGCCATAGCATTAGATCCACAAATTGAAACCATGGTTAAAATTGCCCGCAGTACTTCCTCAGATATGAATATTGGTTTAGTTTGTTTAACAAGTAAATTTGCCGAAAGAGTTGTAAAATCTATTAATAATGCAGGTATAAAATTCAAAAAAATAATATTCACCACAACTCGGAAGGCAGATGAATTAAAAGAATTGATTAATAACAGT